From the genome of Muricauda sp. SCSIO 64092, one region includes:
- a CDS encoding MFS transporter, whose protein sequence is MRPVVKFQLSFMMFLEFFIWGGWFVTLGTFLGDNLNATGSEIAQAFSTQSWGAIIAPFIIGLIADRYFNAERILGVLHLFGAFLMYQMYGAPNFLVFYPYVLGYMVLYMPTLALVNSIAFNQMKDPAKEFSPIRVFGTMGWIIAGLTISYVFVWDSSEARAAGMLKNTFLMVGVASAILGLFSFTLPKTPPRISKEGKINLSGLLGLDALKLLKDRNFLVFFISSVLICIPLAFYYQNANPFLSEIGMNNPTGKMTIGQISEVLFMLLLSWFFTKYGFKKTVLAGMLAWVVRYFLFAYGNAGGLAFMLIIGIALHGICYDFFFVSGQIYTDTKAGEKYKSAAQGLITLATYGVGMLIGFWIAGRIADAYLLESGTHAWETIWIYPGLFAAVVFVLFVLVFKNEKIAYRE, encoded by the coding sequence ATGAGGCCCGTCGTTAAATTTCAGTTGTCCTTTATGATGTTCCTCGAATTTTTTATTTGGGGAGGGTGGTTCGTGACCTTGGGCACTTTTTTAGGCGATAACCTAAATGCTACCGGAAGTGAAATTGCCCAAGCATTTTCAACGCAATCCTGGGGTGCCATTATTGCCCCTTTTATTATTGGCTTGATTGCCGATCGCTATTTTAATGCGGAACGGATATTGGGCGTTCTCCATCTTTTTGGGGCATTTTTAATGTACCAAATGTATGGGGCACCGAACTTTTTGGTTTTCTATCCCTATGTACTGGGTTATATGGTCCTCTATATGCCGACTTTGGCATTGGTAAATTCAATTGCATTCAACCAAATGAAAGACCCTGCAAAGGAGTTTTCCCCGATCAGGGTGTTTGGGACCATGGGTTGGATCATTGCCGGATTGACCATCAGTTATGTGTTTGTCTGGGATTCTTCCGAAGCCAGGGCAGCCGGAATGTTGAAAAATACTTTTTTAATGGTGGGTGTTGCTTCGGCCATTTTGGGCCTGTTTAGTTTTACGCTGCCCAAGACCCCACCCCGAATATCCAAAGAGGGAAAAATCAACCTCTCCGGATTATTGGGATTGGACGCATTAAAGCTTTTAAAGGATAGGAACTTCCTGGTATTTTTTATCTCTTCGGTGTTGATTTGTATTCCACTGGCCTTTTATTATCAGAATGCAAATCCTTTTTTATCGGAAATTGGAATGAACAACCCAACAGGAAAAATGACCATTGGACAGATTTCCGAAGTGCTTTTTATGCTATTGCTCTCCTGGTTCTTTACGAAATATGGCTTTAAAAAAACCGTTTTGGCGGGAATGCTGGCCTGGGTGGTGCGGTACTTTCTTTTCGCCTACGGAAATGCAGGGGGGCTCGCCTTTATGTTGATCATTGGAATTGCCCTTCACGGTATTTGTTATGATTTCTTTTTTGTGTCCGGTCAAATTTATACGGACACCAAGGCTGGGGAAAAGTATAAAAGTGCCGCCCAGGGATTGATTACTCTGGCGACCTATGGCGTAGGGATGCTCATTGGGTTTTGGATTGCCGGAAGGATTGCGGATGCCTATCTCCTGGAAAGTGGAACACACGCCTGGGAAACCATTTGGATATATCCGGGGTTATTTGCCGCTGTTGTCTTTGTGTTGTTCGTTTTAGTGTTTAAGAACGAAAAAATAGCGTATCGGGAATAG
- a CDS encoding DinB family protein → MRSLFHQLFDYNFYCNRKLIERAVALKKFPEKSQGLFSHILNTHHIWNKRVLDEDWEYGVWQVHDIKNWEEIHYENQRTTFEIITNTDDFAKRIDYKTTEGRIFANELKDVLFHIINHSTHHRGQIAADFRKNKIVPEQLDYIFYKR, encoded by the coding sequence ATGCGCTCATTGTTCCATCAACTCTTTGATTACAACTTCTATTGCAACAGAAAGCTCATTGAACGAGCCGTTGCCCTAAAGAAGTTCCCTGAAAAAAGCCAAGGGCTGTTCAGTCATATTTTGAACACCCATCATATTTGGAATAAAAGGGTATTGGATGAAGATTGGGAATATGGGGTTTGGCAGGTCCATGACATAAAGAATTGGGAAGAGATCCACTATGAGAACCAAAGAACGACCTTCGAAATTATCACAAATACGGATGATTTTGCCAAGCGGATAGATTACAAGACAACGGAAGGGAGGATATTTGCCAATGAACTAAAGGACGTTTTGTTCCACATCATCAATCATTCTACCCACCATAGGGGACAAATAGCTGCTGATTTTAGAAAAAATAAGATTGTACCGGAGCAACTGGATTATATCTTTTACAAAAGATGA